One genomic segment of Polynucleobacter sp. MWH-UH2A includes these proteins:
- a CDS encoding OmpH family outer membrane protein, with protein sequence MKFVQFSKSLQWILAAVALVISAPHVFAQDAGTRVAVVNSEKVFNESNLAKAMQTRLQNEFTKRQNDLRDSAQKIQTAAEKLDRDAAVMNEADRVRRQRELADQDRELQRKQREFTEDLNQRTFEERAKIAEKANTILRQIAEQRKLDIIVQEAAFVSPKADITDDVIKALNSQK encoded by the coding sequence ATGAAGTTTGTTCAATTCTCTAAATCGCTTCAATGGATTTTGGCTGCTGTAGCCTTAGTAATCTCAGCGCCGCATGTTTTTGCGCAAGATGCTGGTACACGAGTAGCCGTTGTGAATTCTGAAAAGGTATTTAACGAATCCAATCTTGCTAAGGCAATGCAAACTCGTTTGCAAAATGAATTTACAAAGCGCCAAAATGATTTACGTGACAGCGCCCAAAAAATCCAAACAGCCGCTGAGAAGTTGGATCGCGATGCGGCAGTAATGAATGAGGCGGATCGTGTGCGTCGTCAACGTGAGCTGGCGGATCAAGATCGCGAACTGCAACGCAAGCAACGCGAATTCACCGAGGATCTGAATCAGCGTACTTTCGAGGAGCGCGCTAAGATTGCTGAGAAGGCGAACACTATATTGCGTCAAATTGCCGAACAGCGTAAGTTAGACATCATTGTTCAGGAAGCAGCTTTTGTAAGTCCTAAGGCTGATATTACTGATGATGTCATCAAGGCCTTGAATAGCCAGAAGTAA
- the bamA gene encoding outer membrane protein assembly factor BamA, whose product MRFLARLTLLLSIGLSLHVYAADSFVVKDIRVEGLQRVEPGTVFSYLSVQVGDTFTEEKGAEAIKALYSTGFFRDVQIQAQGDVLIVIVDERPTISRIEFTGMKEFDQEIVRKSLKTVGVAEARFYDKALIDKAEQELKRQYVGKGMFAAEVVATVTPVERNQVAIYFNIDEGPVAKIQEINFIGNEAFSEGTLRGEMQLKTGGWLSWYSKDNLYSKQKLTADLETIRSYYLNRGYLEFVIESTQVSITPDKKGIYLTISIREGKKFTVKDVRLAGELLGKEAELKQLIVLKPGDTFSSAKLTESTKAIAEVLGSYGYAFATINPQPDIRREQAEVDLTLVIDPGRRIYVRKVEISGNAKTRDMVIRREMRQFESSWFDSDKIDLSKKRLGRLGYFTETDITTEDVPGSPDQVDVNVKVTEKPTGAVTIGAGFSSTEKLILSAGINQDNAFGTGTSVGLNASVGKINQNLTLSNYDPYFTEDGISRYTDLYYRSSKPLYYVGDPDYQIKSVGSNIKFGVPYTEVDRVFFGTGVEAFQIQTTVNTPIPYLNYAQSYGIAAPGYPGTLTTYNVPLTVGWARDGRDSALIPSDGSLQQLSAEAGTPVGNMTFYRMYGQYQKYHSFSKGNILSFNGEVGYGQAYGNNPFPITKNYYVGGIGSVRGYAPGSLGPLYYNQYLGTNQPTGGQSKIVSNLEYTVPVPGSGVDKTLRVFTFVDGGNAFGQNINLVLRYSYGLGLSWISPLGPLKFSYGIPIRSQPTDNIQRLQFQVGTAF is encoded by the coding sequence ATGCGATTTTTAGCGAGACTCACTTTACTGTTGTCTATTGGATTGAGCCTGCATGTTTATGCAGCCGATTCTTTTGTTGTCAAAGATATTCGAGTAGAGGGTTTGCAACGAGTCGAGCCTGGAACCGTATTTAGTTATTTATCAGTTCAGGTCGGTGATACATTTACCGAGGAGAAGGGTGCGGAAGCGATTAAGGCTTTGTATAGCACCGGTTTCTTTAGAGACGTGCAGATTCAGGCGCAGGGTGATGTGCTGATTGTGATCGTGGACGAACGCCCAACGATTTCCCGAATTGAATTCACGGGAATGAAAGAATTTGATCAAGAGATTGTTCGTAAGTCTTTGAAAACAGTTGGTGTAGCAGAAGCCCGCTTTTACGATAAAGCCTTAATTGATAAGGCCGAACAAGAATTAAAGCGTCAATATGTCGGCAAGGGTATGTTTGCTGCCGAGGTGGTTGCCACTGTTACTCCTGTAGAGCGTAATCAAGTAGCCATCTACTTCAATATTGATGAGGGTCCGGTCGCCAAAATCCAAGAAATTAATTTCATCGGTAATGAAGCGTTTAGTGAAGGCACTTTACGTGGTGAAATGCAATTGAAGACGGGTGGTTGGCTTTCTTGGTATAGCAAAGACAATTTATATTCCAAGCAAAAGCTCACCGCGGATTTAGAAACGATTCGTTCCTATTATTTGAATCGCGGTTATCTTGAGTTTGTGATCGAGTCAACGCAGGTTTCTATTACGCCAGATAAAAAAGGTATTTACCTGACGATTAGTATTCGCGAGGGCAAGAAGTTCACGGTTAAAGATGTGCGTTTAGCTGGCGAATTATTGGGTAAGGAAGCAGAGTTAAAGCAGTTAATTGTGCTCAAGCCAGGCGATACATTCTCGTCCGCAAAATTAACGGAGAGCACCAAGGCAATTGCCGAAGTATTGGGCTCTTACGGCTACGCTTTTGCAACGATTAATCCGCAACCAGATATTCGCCGTGAGCAGGCTGAGGTGGATTTGACTTTGGTGATTGATCCAGGTCGCCGTATTTATGTTCGCAAGGTTGAAATTTCTGGAAATGCAAAAACCCGCGACATGGTGATTCGTCGTGAGATGCGTCAATTTGAAAGCTCTTGGTTTGACAGCGACAAAATTGATTTGTCTAAAAAGCGTCTTGGCCGTCTAGGCTATTTCACTGAAACCGACATCACTACTGAAGATGTGCCAGGATCCCCAGACCAAGTGGATGTCAATGTGAAAGTGACTGAAAAACCTACTGGTGCCGTCACAATTGGTGCGGGCTTCTCCTCCACTGAAAAGCTGATTCTTTCAGCGGGTATTAATCAAGATAACGCGTTTGGTACAGGCACTTCCGTTGGTCTGAATGCTTCTGTGGGCAAGATCAATCAGAACTTAACCCTTTCGAACTACGACCCGTACTTCACGGAAGATGGTATCAGTCGCTATACCGACCTCTACTACAGATCATCTAAGCCTTTGTACTATGTGGGCGACCCTGACTACCAGATTAAATCCGTGGGATCCAACATTAAGTTTGGCGTGCCTTATACAGAGGTCGATCGCGTATTTTTTGGTACTGGTGTTGAGGCTTTCCAAATCCAGACTACGGTTAATACGCCAATTCCATATTTGAATTATGCGCAAAGTTACGGTATTGCTGCCCCAGGTTATCCCGGAACATTAACAACTTATAACGTACCGTTGACTGTTGGTTGGGCACGTGATGGTCGCGATAGCGCATTGATTCCATCAGACGGATCTTTGCAACAGCTATCTGCTGAGGCTGGCACTCCGGTTGGTAATATGACCTTCTATCGTATGTATGGTCAGTATCAGAAGTACCACTCTTTCTCTAAAGGCAATATTTTGTCTTTCAATGGCGAAGTGGGTTATGGCCAGGCCTACGGAAATAATCCTTTCCCAATTACCAAAAACTACTATGTGGGTGGTATCGGCTCAGTTCGTGGATATGCGCCAGGCTCTCTAGGTCCGCTTTATTACAACCAGTACCTTGGGACTAATCAACCAACTGGTGGTCAATCCAAGATTGTGAGCAATCTGGAGTACACCGTCCCTGTCCCGGGATCTGGGGTGGATAAAACCTTGCGAGTCTTTACCTTCGTTGACGGTGGTAATGCGTTTGGTCAAAACATCAACCTCGTTTTGCGATATTCCTATGGTTTGGGTTTATCATGGATATCACCACTCGGTCCTTTGAAGTTTAGCTACGGTATTCCGATCAGGTCACAGCCAACGGATAATATCCAGCGCCTCCAGTTCCAAGTTGGTACAGCGTTTTAA
- a CDS encoding RIP metalloprotease: protein MQALITLGAFLLTLGVLVSFHEFGHFLAARACGVRVLRFAIGFGKPLFTYRAENQTEWVLASIPLGGYVKLLDGRDRNQVIRPEDRHCTFDHKPLWQRSLIVAAGPFANFFLAVVLFSVIYVSGVPQMPAVLQSPPEHSLASQLGISQGDRVLGWQNLKEDATPISEKFDVVLSWNALRWNLMDALTGESGFALELEDSEGRRLIKSFKADDLPRMRPNSDPMKDLGLLPMPIPLNEWYELKLGPLDALGLATQRVWLITKVSARLMLGMFTGQASLKQLGGPLSIADMAGKSIQVGWQPFLAFLALISISIGMLNLLPFPMLDGGQLLYDAWELVAGKRISVSMQEQLQKVGFLLLISLSLLALFNDLQRYISP from the coding sequence ATGCAGGCGTTAATTACTCTTGGAGCGTTTTTGTTGACCTTGGGGGTCTTAGTAAGCTTCCACGAGTTTGGCCATTTTTTAGCGGCACGAGCCTGTGGCGTTCGAGTGTTGCGATTTGCTATCGGCTTCGGCAAACCATTGTTTACCTATCGCGCTGAAAATCAAACAGAATGGGTTTTGGCTTCAATTCCTCTGGGTGGCTATGTAAAGCTCTTGGATGGGCGCGATCGAAACCAAGTCATTCGTCCTGAGGATCGCCATTGCACGTTTGATCATAAGCCTCTTTGGCAACGTTCTCTCATTGTGGCTGCAGGACCATTCGCCAATTTCTTTTTAGCAGTAGTTCTTTTTTCTGTGATTTATGTCTCTGGCGTTCCCCAGATGCCAGCAGTATTGCAAAGCCCCCCTGAACATTCGCTCGCCTCTCAACTAGGCATCTCTCAGGGGGATCGAGTTTTAGGTTGGCAAAACTTGAAAGAAGATGCGACCCCAATTTCCGAGAAGTTTGATGTTGTTCTGAGTTGGAATGCTCTGCGCTGGAATTTGATGGATGCCTTGACCGGTGAGTCTGGATTTGCTCTAGAACTTGAGGATTCCGAGGGTAGGCGCCTGATTAAGTCTTTTAAGGCTGATGACCTTCCAAGAATGAGGCCGAATAGTGACCCTATGAAAGACCTTGGCCTTCTGCCCATGCCAATTCCCTTAAACGAATGGTATGAGCTGAAACTAGGCCCCTTAGATGCTTTGGGGCTTGCTACTCAGAGGGTTTGGCTAATTACTAAGGTCTCAGCAAGGCTAATGTTGGGAATGTTTACGGGGCAAGCCTCCTTAAAGCAGCTTGGAGGGCCTTTAAGCATTGCGGATATGGCTGGCAAGTCCATCCAGGTTGGCTGGCAACCCTTTTTGGCATTTTTGGCACTAATTAGCATCAGTATTGGGATGCTCAATTTACTGCCTTTCCCAATGCTAGATGGGGGTCAGCTCCTGTATGATGCATGGGAGTTAGTTGCCGGAAAGCGGATTTCGGTTTCGATGCAAGAGCAGCTCCAGAAAGTGGGCTTTTTATTGCTGATTTCCCTTTCGCTTTTGGCCTTGTTTAACGATTTACAACGCTATATTTCGCCTTGA
- the ispC gene encoding 1-deoxy-D-xylulose-5-phosphate reductoisomerase, with amino-acid sequence MRRIAILGSTGSIGVNTLDVIRAHPDRFEVVALTAGKQVDRLAEQCIEFKPAIAVVSEAADAARLEGLLQQNNISTQVMYGPSSLVTAVTDSDCDTVMAAIVGAAGLVPALAAAKAGKRVLLANKEALVMSGNLFMQAMNAGGGELLPIDSEHNAIFQCLPNNFTKDSSSQNAHLGVEELWLTASGGPFRNTPLDQLASITPEQACAHPNWVMGRKISVDSATMMNKGLEVIEAFWLFGLPLEKIKVLIHPQSVVHSMVRYRDGSVLAQLGQPDMRTPIAYGLAWPERVAAGVKPLSLTQLANLSFSEPDLSRFPCLSLAFTAAQSGGAAPAVLNAANEVAVAAFLDKGLPYLQIPVVVEKTLNAIATGKADSLDSILQIDAQARKVAQDFIKAL; translated from the coding sequence ATGAGACGTATTGCCATATTAGGCTCTACTGGATCCATTGGTGTTAACACATTAGATGTTATTCGTGCGCATCCAGATCGCTTTGAGGTGGTAGCCCTTACCGCAGGTAAGCAGGTCGATCGATTAGCGGAACAATGTATTGAGTTTAAGCCCGCAATTGCGGTGGTGTCTGAGGCTGCTGATGCTGCGCGTCTTGAAGGGCTATTGCAGCAAAACAATATTTCAACTCAGGTGATGTATGGACCGTCATCACTAGTGACGGCTGTTACTGATTCTGATTGCGATACCGTCATGGCAGCCATTGTTGGGGCTGCAGGGTTGGTACCTGCCCTGGCAGCGGCTAAGGCAGGTAAGCGAGTTTTGCTGGCCAACAAAGAAGCGTTAGTAATGTCTGGTAATTTATTCATGCAAGCGATGAATGCTGGAGGTGGTGAGTTATTGCCGATTGATAGTGAGCACAATGCCATTTTTCAATGCTTACCCAATAATTTCACAAAAGATTCTTCTTCGCAAAATGCGCATTTAGGCGTTGAGGAATTGTGGCTGACTGCATCTGGTGGACCATTCCGCAATACACCACTGGATCAGCTCGCCAGCATCACGCCTGAGCAAGCTTGTGCTCACCCAAATTGGGTTATGGGTAGAAAGATTTCTGTAGATTCGGCAACGATGATGAATAAAGGCCTGGAGGTAATTGAGGCATTTTGGTTGTTCGGTCTGCCGCTGGAAAAAATTAAAGTTCTGATTCATCCGCAAAGCGTAGTGCATTCGATGGTTCGTTATCGTGATGGCTCTGTATTGGCGCAGTTAGGTCAACCAGATATGCGCACACCCATTGCCTATGGTTTAGCGTGGCCAGAAAGGGTGGCTGCAGGAGTGAAGCCCTTGAGCTTGACTCAGTTGGCTAACCTCAGCTTCTCTGAGCCCGACTTATCTCGCTTTCCCTGTTTGTCATTAGCATTTACCGCAGCGCAGTCTGGAGGCGCTGCTCCAGCCGTTTTAAATGCAGCCAATGAAGTTGCGGTGGCAGCTTTCTTGGATAAGGGATTGCCGTATTTGCAAATTCCTGTAGTCGTAGAAAAAACATTAAATGCAATCGCAACAGGTAAAGCGGATTCCCTAGATAGCATTTTGCAGATTGATGCGCAGGCCAGAAAGGTAGCGCAGGATTTCATTAAAGCTCTGTAA
- a CDS encoding phosphatidate cytidylyltransferase gives MLKTRVITALVLLAVLLPILFFLPAVYIGAFFLVAVLAGAWEWSRLLAPEAQRAAWLYAAFCLAIIFILLGLQNVAWQFSLLLLAVIFWFFVAPFILARGMNLSLQMLRPFYVVLGLILLPATWFAIVFLRELGLVFLLSTMALVWVADIGAYFVGKAFGKRKLAVQISPGKSVEGAVGGLILCYAYALACVFFLPFESTIFGAWAIRFGWVPMFVMVTLLTAFSIFGDLFESQLKRLAGVKDSSQLLPGHGGVLDRVDALIPTMPIAALLAGLV, from the coding sequence ATGCTGAAAACTCGCGTTATCACCGCTCTAGTTTTATTGGCGGTATTGTTGCCTATTTTATTTTTCCTGCCTGCGGTATACATCGGCGCCTTTTTTCTTGTTGCAGTGTTGGCTGGCGCTTGGGAGTGGAGTCGTCTGTTGGCGCCTGAGGCGCAACGTGCAGCTTGGCTTTATGCGGCCTTTTGTTTGGCCATCATCTTTATTTTGCTGGGCTTGCAAAATGTAGCATGGCAGTTCTCCTTATTGTTGTTAGCAGTTATCTTTTGGTTTTTTGTTGCGCCCTTCATTCTTGCAAGAGGGATGAATCTCTCTTTGCAAATGTTACGCCCTTTTTATGTGGTACTTGGTCTCATACTGCTACCAGCGACCTGGTTTGCAATTGTATTTTTGCGGGAGTTAGGTCTAGTTTTCCTGCTATCCACAATGGCACTAGTTTGGGTCGCGGATATTGGCGCTTATTTTGTCGGCAAAGCTTTTGGTAAGCGCAAGCTTGCCGTGCAAATCAGCCCAGGAAAATCAGTTGAGGGTGCTGTAGGCGGTCTTATTCTCTGTTATGCCTATGCATTGGCATGCGTGTTCTTCTTACCATTTGAGTCCACTATATTTGGCGCTTGGGCTATTCGTTTCGGATGGGTTCCCATGTTCGTGATGGTGACTCTGTTAACAGCCTTCAGTATTTTTGGCGACCTCTTTGAATCTCAGTTAAAGCGTCTAGCGGGTGTTAAAGATAGCAGTCAGTTATTGCCAGGTCACGGTGGTGTGCTGGATCGTGTAGATGCGTTAATTCCGACCATGCCTATAGCGGCGCTTCTTGCAGGTCTTGTGTGA